One segment of Herbaspirillum hiltneri N3 DNA contains the following:
- a CDS encoding methylamine utilization protein: MLAGGLALLAAGAAVSAAAATVTVQVLDVTGAPVPNAVVYAEPAGGQVVPKSLKQAEVEQKDVKFFPLVSVVQVGTPILFPNHDKVRHHVYSFSPAKTFELKLYSGVPTSPIVFDKVGTVVLGCNIHDQMVAYVQVVNTPFFGKTDMAGRVKLDGLVNGKYALKAWYFKMAPNEAAMEQPITYQGADMNASVKLAVKAVPVE, from the coding sequence ATGCTGGCAGGGGGTCTTGCGTTGCTGGCGGCCGGCGCCGCCGTGAGCGCTGCGGCCGCGACCGTGACCGTGCAGGTGCTCGACGTCACCGGCGCGCCCGTGCCCAATGCGGTGGTGTACGCCGAGCCGGCCGGCGGCCAGGTGGTGCCGAAATCGCTCAAGCAGGCCGAAGTGGAGCAAAAGGACGTCAAATTCTTCCCGCTGGTAAGCGTGGTGCAAGTCGGCACGCCTATTCTCTTTCCCAATCACGACAAGGTGCGGCATCACGTCTATTCGTTTTCGCCGGCCAAGACTTTCGAGCTGAAGCTGTATTCCGGCGTGCCGACCAGCCCGATCGTGTTCGACAAGGTCGGCACCGTGGTGCTGGGCTGTAATATTCACGACCAGATGGTCGCGTACGTGCAAGTCGTCAATACGCCGTTCTTCGGCAAGACCGACATGGCCGGGCGCGTCAAGCTGGACGGCCTGGTCAACGGCAAATACGCGCTGAAGGCCTGGTATTTCAAGATGGCGCCCAATGAGGCGGCGATGGAGCAGCCGATCACGTATCAGGGCGCCGATATGAACGCCTCGGTCAAGCTGGCCGTCAAGGCCGTTCCGGTGGAATAA
- a CDS encoding efflux transporter outer membrane subunit, with protein sequence MTSASSPALRLRVVALCALTIGTFGLSGCASFSGIGSDKHMAQPGDYAAERSLAAQGQGQWPAANWVDQFGDAQLSALIAEAMENSPSLQQAQARIASASALAESKGAPLLPTVTADASVTRNLFPETTIYPPPYGGSWYNEKKAFLNLGYELDLWGKNHAALAQAVSQQKAAEAGAQETRLVLASSIASTYNQLATEYALHDIAQRTVNQRESLQRITSDRVKTGLDTQIERSQSQGSSAEARAQLVQSEGQITLTRQQLGVLIGKGPDRGLQIAAPRMATLTTPELPAQLPLNLLGRRPDIVAARWQVEAATKDIDVAKARFYPDINLSAMIGFDSLLNSNPFTAASKSIAFGPAISLPVFEGGALRANLKGSYASYDMAVASYNQTLNEAYGDVARQITGIRSIDRQLPIRREALASTQRAYDLARERYRIGLTSQLVVLNAETALLAQQQALINLEASKRNQQIGLFKALGGGFDAQQAGLAIATPAAPAATKAQ encoded by the coding sequence ATGACATCCGCCTCATCGCCCGCACTGCGTTTGCGGGTGGTCGCCCTTTGCGCGCTCACCATCGGCACCTTCGGCCTGTCCGGCTGTGCCAGCTTCAGCGGCATCGGCAGCGATAAACACATGGCGCAACCCGGCGATTACGCCGCCGAGCGCAGCCTGGCCGCTCAGGGCCAGGGCCAATGGCCGGCCGCCAATTGGGTTGACCAGTTCGGCGACGCGCAGCTCAGCGCGCTGATTGCCGAAGCCATGGAAAACAGCCCCAGCCTTCAGCAAGCCCAGGCGCGTATCGCCTCGGCCAGCGCACTGGCCGAAAGCAAGGGCGCACCGCTGCTGCCGACCGTGACCGCCGATGCGTCCGTCACGCGCAACCTGTTTCCGGAAACCACCATTTATCCGCCACCCTACGGCGGCAGCTGGTACAACGAGAAAAAAGCGTTCCTGAACCTCGGCTATGAGCTGGATCTCTGGGGCAAGAACCATGCCGCACTGGCGCAAGCCGTGTCGCAGCAGAAGGCCGCCGAAGCCGGCGCCCAGGAAACCCGCCTGGTGCTGGCCAGTTCGATTGCCTCGACCTACAACCAGCTGGCGACCGAATATGCGCTGCATGATATTGCGCAGCGCACCGTCAACCAGCGCGAGTCGCTGCAAAGGATCACCTCCGACCGCGTCAAGACCGGTCTCGACACGCAGATCGAACGCAGCCAGTCGCAAGGCAGCAGCGCCGAAGCACGCGCCCAGCTGGTGCAAAGCGAAGGCCAGATCACGCTGACGCGCCAGCAGCTCGGCGTACTGATCGGCAAGGGTCCGGACCGCGGCCTGCAAATCGCCGCGCCGCGCATGGCCACGCTGACCACGCCGGAACTGCCGGCGCAGTTGCCGCTGAACCTGCTTGGCCGCCGTCCCGACATCGTCGCGGCACGCTGGCAGGTAGAAGCCGCGACCAAGGACATCGATGTCGCCAAGGCGCGCTTCTATCCCGACATCAACCTGTCGGCGATGATCGGCTTCGACTCGCTGCTCAACTCGAATCCGTTCACGGCCGCTAGCAAGAGCATTGCGTTCGGCCCGGCGATCAGCCTGCCGGTCTTCGAAGGCGGCGCGCTGCGCGCCAACCTGAAGGGATCATATGCATCGTACGACATGGCGGTGGCGTCGTATAACCAGACGCTCAATGAAGCCTACGGCGACGTCGCCCGGCAGATCACCGGCATTCGTTCCATTGATCGCCAGCTGCCGATTCGCCGCGAAGCACTGGCGTCGACGCAGCGCGCCTACGATCTGGCGCGCGAACGCTATCGCATCGGCCTGACCTCGCAACTGGTGGTGCTCAACGCCGAAACCGCCCTGCTCGCCCAGCAACAGGCGCTGATCAACCTGGAAGCCAGCAAGCGCAACCAGCAGATCGGCCTGTTCAAGGCGCTGGGCGGCGGCTTCGATGCGCAGCAGGCGGGGCTGGCGATTGCAACGCCGGCAGCCCCTGCGGCAACCAAGGCGCAATAA
- a CDS encoding TetR/AcrR family transcriptional regulator encodes MKLQPRKEPRQARSKAMVDTILDAMARVLVERGYAKTNTNLVAEAAGISVGSLYQYFPNKDALIFALRERHVARMLHLFEEVVAKMDASGSLERDFEALIEALVAAHLVEPELNRILEEEFPSFHLPVSNHVRQRFFEAIRGVLIKHRKSISAPDVDVAAFVVQRMLKALVNAVVLIAPPGLNAASVRSEIVPAVVGYLTAQRSN; translated from the coding sequence ATGAAACTGCAGCCACGTAAAGAACCTCGCCAGGCGCGCTCGAAAGCCATGGTCGACACTATCCTGGACGCCATGGCGAGAGTGCTGGTGGAACGCGGTTACGCCAAGACCAACACCAATCTCGTGGCGGAAGCGGCGGGCATCAGCGTCGGTTCGCTGTATCAGTATTTTCCCAACAAAGACGCGCTGATTTTTGCGCTGCGCGAACGCCACGTCGCGCGCATGCTGCATCTGTTTGAAGAAGTCGTCGCGAAGATGGACGCCTCGGGCAGCCTCGAGCGCGACTTCGAAGCGCTGATCGAGGCGCTGGTGGCGGCGCATCTGGTCGAACCGGAACTCAATCGCATCCTGGAAGAAGAATTCCCCTCATTTCACCTGCCGGTGTCGAACCATGTCCGCCAGCGCTTCTTTGAAGCCATCCGCGGCGTCCTGATCAAGCATCGCAAGAGCATCAGCGCGCCGGACGTGGATGTGGCGGCCTTCGTGGTCCAGCGCATGCTCAAGGCGCTGGTCAATGCGGTGGTGCTGATCGCGCCGCCGGGACTCAATGCGGCCAGCGTGCGATCAGAAATTGTTCCGGCAGTTGTTGGTTATTTAACAGCGCAAAGATCGAATTAA